In one Desulfoferula mesophila genomic region, the following are encoded:
- a CDS encoding TRAP transporter large permease has translation MDTALFTAIITGLLLLFLVLGLPVAFSLGGIAVLGVVYIWGAKGMYMVAQTAYSEGTNSILTAVPLFILMANVLRTSNLADELYHMIQVWMGRLPGGLAAGTVVICAIFAAMAGISSVATVSMGLIALPAMLKRGYDKHLATGCISAGGALGILIPPSIIMIIYGTMAEVSVGKLFMGGLVPGILLALIFCVFILVRSALKPSLGPPVDEVFSFREKILALKGIFLPAALIIVVLGVIYTGAATPTEAAGIGAVGSLLCAAIQRRLSWANLKGALSSTFSLTAMVLWIVIGAVAFTHVLAYAGVSDLIKDTILGLHLSKWWIFIGIQICFFVLGMFLDPAGIIMLTTPIFVPLIMELGFDPVWFGIIFTINMEMAYITPPFGFNLFIMKAVVPKDVTLNDIYRSIIPFVILQAVCLLIVTIFPDLALFLPNFME, from the coding sequence ATGGACACCGCGCTTTTTACCGCCATTATCACCGGCCTGCTGCTGCTGTTTCTGGTCCTGGGCCTTCCCGTGGCCTTTTCCCTGGGCGGCATCGCTGTGTTGGGGGTGGTCTACATCTGGGGCGCCAAGGGCATGTACATGGTGGCCCAGACCGCCTATTCCGAAGGCACCAACTCCATTCTAACTGCCGTGCCCCTATTCATATTGATGGCCAACGTGTTGCGAACCTCGAACCTGGCTGACGAGTTGTACCACATGATCCAGGTGTGGATGGGGCGGCTGCCTGGAGGCCTGGCCGCCGGAACCGTAGTCATCTGCGCCATTTTCGCGGCCATGGCGGGCATTAGCTCAGTGGCCACGGTGAGCATGGGACTCATCGCCCTGCCGGCAATGCTCAAACGGGGCTATGACAAGCACCTAGCTACAGGCTGCATCTCCGCGGGCGGGGCATTGGGTATCCTTATCCCGCCCAGCATCATCATGATCATCTACGGGACCATGGCCGAGGTCTCGGTGGGCAAGCTGTTCATGGGCGGCCTAGTGCCTGGCATATTGCTGGCCCTAATCTTTTGCGTGTTCATCCTGGTTCGCAGCGCCCTCAAGCCCAGCTTGGGTCCGCCGGTGGACGAGGTGTTCTCCTTCAGGGAGAAAATATTGGCCCTCAAGGGCATCTTCCTGCCCGCCGCCCTTATCATCGTGGTGCTGGGGGTCATCTACACCGGGGCGGCCACCCCCACCGAGGCCGCAGGCATCGGAGCCGTCGGCTCCCTACTCTGCGCGGCGATCCAGCGCAGGCTTAGCTGGGCCAACCTCAAGGGTGCTCTGTCCTCCACATTCAGCCTCACCGCTATGGTGCTTTGGATCGTGATCGGGGCAGTGGCCTTCACCCACGTCCTCGCCTACGCCGGGGTTTCGGATCTAATCAAGGACACCATCCTGGGGCTCCACCTTTCCAAGTGGTGGATCTTCATCGGCATCCAAATCTGCTTTTTTGTGTTGGGCATGTTTCTGGACCCGGCGGGCATCATCATGCTCACCACGCCCATATTCGTGCCCCTGATAATGGAGTTGGGCTTCGACCCGGTCTGGTTCGGGATCATCTTCACAATCAACATGGAGATGGCCTACATCACCCCGCCCTTTGGCTTCAACCTGTTCATCATGAAGGCGGTGGTGCCAAAGGACGTGACCTTAAACGACATCTACCGCTCGATCATTCCCTTCGTGATCCTGCAGGCCGTGTGCCTGCTGATCGTGACCATTTTCCCCGATCTGGCGCTTTTCCTGCCGAACTTCATGGAATAG
- a CDS encoding TRAP transporter small permease subunit, translated as MSELVQQRPAARIIKSINALILWVEKIFSLTVVVMAISICWEVFCRYLLNSPTDWVNETNQYLLCLMSMLGGSYCLLMDQHVRVDFFFRLRGEKQKAAMELATWWLAALFCLVIIWWGGEMAIEALVKNKLSDTILEMPLWPSLFMVPLGALLLMLQIIARSLKNLLILIHPTEELPGLLAELRLDKSFFE; from the coding sequence ATGAGCGAATTAGTGCAACAGCGTCCTGCCGCCAGGATCATCAAAAGCATCAACGCCCTGATTCTGTGGGTGGAGAAGATTTTTTCCCTCACCGTGGTGGTGATGGCCATCAGCATTTGCTGGGAGGTCTTTTGCCGCTACCTACTCAACTCCCCCACTGATTGGGTCAATGAGACCAACCAGTACCTGCTGTGCCTTATGAGCATGCTCGGGGGTAGCTACTGCCTTTTGATGGACCAACACGTGCGTGTGGACTTTTTCTTCCGCTTGCGCGGCGAAAAGCAAAAGGCGGCGATGGAGCTGGCCACCTGGTGGCTGGCCGCCCTGTTCTGCCTGGTTATCATCTGGTGGGGCGGCGAGATGGCCATAGAGGCGCTGGTCAAGAACAAGCTCAGCGACACCATCCTAGAAATGCCCCTATGGCCTTCGCTGTTCATGGTGCCCCTGGGGGCGCTGCTGCTGATGTTGCAGATAATCGCGCGCAGCCTGAAGAACCTGCTCATCCTCATTCACCCAACCGAAGAATTGCCCGGACTCCTGGCCGAGCTGCGGTTGGACAAATCCTTTTTCGAATAG
- a CDS encoding TRAP transporter substrate-binding protein, with protein sequence MTRWGKVICLLAVVMAFVVAATPGFAEGKKYTLRIQCIYPETSYVPQMIKQFVAKAEEYTKGRVDIKLFWPGQLVSAKKGFDSVSKGTVEGLVSALIYYGGTLKEGKVEWLPFTWRDPKEAYDLYVNGGFLDLMRKATQKQNVQYLFPVMAGTMGCMTNFPVNNLDDFKGKKMRAPGLDGPIVKLLGASPVSLSAKEIYMSLQRGTVDGVVYPYYTLSTYKLYEVIKYAILPGFHTPAMTGLYLNLDFWKSLTPELQAALNKAGIETFYASSLKSPEWDQSALKAAEGKGVKVMELSQADVAKVRKMCMPLWEEVGGATPLSKELVDLLKSYLQKKGAL encoded by the coding sequence ATGACCAGATGGGGTAAGGTCATTTGCTTGTTGGCCGTGGTAATGGCTTTTGTCGTGGCCGCCACGCCAGGGTTTGCCGAAGGCAAGAAATATACTTTGCGTATCCAATGCATCTATCCTGAGACCAGCTACGTCCCGCAGATGATAAAGCAGTTCGTGGCCAAGGCCGAGGAGTACACCAAGGGCCGGGTTGATATTAAGCTCTTTTGGCCGGGGCAACTCGTCTCCGCCAAAAAGGGTTTCGACTCCGTGAGTAAGGGCACGGTGGAGGGGCTGGTCTCCGCCCTAATCTATTACGGCGGCACCTTGAAGGAGGGTAAGGTGGAGTGGTTGCCCTTCACCTGGCGCGACCCCAAGGAGGCCTACGACCTCTACGTGAACGGGGGCTTCCTGGACCTGATGCGTAAGGCCACGCAGAAGCAGAACGTGCAATACCTGTTCCCGGTCATGGCCGGCACCATGGGCTGCATGACCAACTTCCCGGTTAACAACCTTGACGACTTCAAGGGCAAGAAGATGCGGGCTCCTGGATTGGACGGCCCCATCGTAAAGCTGCTGGGTGCGTCTCCGGTTTCCCTGAGCGCCAAGGAAATCTACATGTCCCTGCAACGGGGCACCGTAGACGGGGTGGTCTACCCCTACTACACCCTGAGCACCTACAAGCTCTACGAGGTGATCAAGTACGCCATCCTGCCCGGTTTCCACACCCCGGCCATGACCGGCCTGTACCTCAACCTGGACTTCTGGAAGTCCCTTACGCCTGAGCTTCAGGCGGCGCTGAACAAGGCAGGCATCGAGACCTTCTACGCTTCCTCCCTCAAGAGCCCCGAGTGGGACCAGAGCGCCCTGAAGGCGGCCGAGGGCAAGGGAGTCAAGGTCATGGAGCTTTCCCAAGCGGACGTGGCCAAGGTGCGCAAGATGTGCATGCCTCTTTGGGAAGAGGTTGGAGGGGCCACCCCCCTGAGCAAAGAATTGGTGGATCTGCTGAAGTCCTATCTGCAGAAAAAAGGCGCTTTGTAA
- a CDS encoding GntR family transcriptional regulator — protein sequence MPIKRGVVIEEAYNKIKEMIYSNQLAPGQKIIYTDLAKKLQMSVTPLIHALNRLEASGFVSYVPNKGYFLNEITIEEASQLYEVREALELHALPKVIEKIEQSHLDQIKKASKKYRHLGQVPADRDLFLADARFHLQLVKISGNDILHRMLKEIFEKLYLKYPPQYMDTARLKEIASEHRSLLQALARRDAVAATAITKLHIAQGRERILESLRIRQQEILSLP from the coding sequence ATGCCAATCAAGCGAGGCGTGGTCATAGAAGAGGCCTACAACAAGATCAAGGAAATGATCTATTCCAACCAACTGGCACCTGGTCAGAAAATCATTTACACCGACCTCGCCAAGAAGCTACAAATGAGCGTCACTCCCCTGATCCACGCCTTGAACCGGCTGGAGGCTTCAGGCTTTGTCAGTTACGTCCCCAATAAGGGGTACTTTTTAAATGAGATCACCATTGAGGAAGCTTCTCAACTCTACGAGGTGCGCGAAGCTCTGGAGCTGCACGCCCTGCCCAAGGTGATCGAAAAAATCGAGCAATCCCACCTGGACCAAATAAAAAAGGCCTCCAAGAAATACCGCCACCTGGGCCAGGTGCCCGCGGACCGCGACCTGTTCCTGGCCGACGCCCGATTCCACCTACAACTGGTGAAGATTTCTGGCAACGACATCTTGCACCGAATGCTCAAGGAAATATTCGAAAAGCTTTATTTGAAATACCCGCCCCAATACATGGACACGGCCAGGCTCAAGGAGATCGCCTCCGAGCATCGCAGCCTGCTGCAAGCCCTGGCTCGCCGGGACGCCGTGGCCGCCACGGCCATCACCAAGCTGCACATCGCCCAAGGCCGTGAGCGCATCCTGGAGTCCCTTCGCATACGCCAGCAGGAGATACTTTCCCTGCCCTGA
- a CDS encoding DUF2238 domain-containing protein, which produces MVGSGAQSDGDPAGWLAFLVVCVCLVISAFYELIEWWTAVLTGTAAEDFLGTQGHVWDTQSDMAGCLLGSLMNLAFLSRLHDRQMADPAQICRTPS; this is translated from the coding sequence TTGGTAGGTTCCGGTGCGCAATCGGATGGTGACCCGGCGGGCTGGCTGGCTTTTCTGGTGGTGTGCGTGTGCCTTGTTATCAGCGCCTTTTACGAGCTCATAGAATGGTGGACCGCAGTGCTTACCGGCACGGCGGCCGAGGACTTCCTGGGCACTCAGGGCCACGTGTGGGACACCCAGAGCGACATGGCCGGGTGCCTGCTGGGCTCCCTGATGAACCTGGCCTTCCTGTCGCGCCTGCACGACCGGCAAATGGCTGATCCAGCCCAGATTTGTCGGACACCGAGTTAA
- a CDS encoding IS3 family transposase (programmed frameshift): protein MTDQKSGRQVSRRRYSAEFKSEALGLAEQVGVAGAAKQLGLHESQLYAWRKKARYEASRSETEKELAIENARLKRQLAKQAEELEILKKGKRVLCEKPEVKYALMHDNIGKYSISVQCEAFGVSRSGYYAWRLRRRHPSRRQVEREKRDNLVVQAFEARKGRSGAVGITLDLDDQGHAYNRKTVAASMTRQGLVAKAAKKYKATTDSDHNLPVAPNRLEQDFTAEAPNQKWVCDITYLWTGEGWLYLAVVLDLFSRMVVGWAMDKRMKAGLVCDALQMALWRRKMPKDVLVHSDRGSQYCSRMYQALLAKHDLICSMSGKGNCYDNAVAESFFHTLKVEAVHGESFATREAMRRAIFEYIEVDYNRSRRHSANGHISPLAYEHKMIA, encoded by the exons ATGACTGATCAGAAGAGTGGGCGGCAGGTAAGCCGGCGGCGGTACTCAGCCGAGTTCAAGTCAGAGGCCCTTGGGCTTGCGGAGCAGGTGGGAGTGGCCGGTGCGGCCAAGCAGCTTGGCTTGCATGAATCTCAGCTCTATGCCTGGCGCAAGAAGGCTCGGTACGAGGCCAGCCGTAGCGAGACTGAAAAGGAACTGGCCATAGAAAATGCCAGGCTGAAGCGGCAGCTTGCCAAGCAGGCCGAGGAGCTTGAAATATTAAAAAAGG GCAAGCGCGTACTTTGCGAAAAGCCTGAAGTGAAGTACGCGTTAATGCATGACAATATAGGCAAATACAGCATTAGCGTCCAGTGTGAGGCTTTCGGGGTGTCGCGTAGCGGGTATTATGCTTGGCGGCTTAGGCGGCGGCATCCCAGCAGAAGGCAGGTGGAGCGTGAGAAGCGGGACAATCTGGTGGTCCAGGCTTTCGAGGCCCGCAAGGGCCGCAGTGGAGCCGTGGGTATAACCCTTGACCTTGATGATCAGGGCCACGCATATAATCGGAAGACCGTGGCAGCCAGCATGACAAGGCAGGGTCTGGTGGCCAAGGCGGCCAAGAAATACAAGGCCACCACGGATTCGGATCATAACTTGCCCGTGGCTCCAAATCGATTGGAGCAAGATTTCACGGCAGAGGCCCCCAACCAGAAGTGGGTCTGCGACATTACATATTTATGGACCGGGGAGGGCTGGCTGTATTTGGCGGTGGTGCTGGATCTTTTCTCTCGCATGGTGGTGGGGTGGGCCATGGATAAGCGCATGAAGGCGGGGCTGGTATGCGATGCCTTGCAGATGGCCTTGTGGCGGCGGAAAATGCCTAAAGACGTGCTGGTCCACTCAGACCGGGGCAGTCAGTACTGCTCGCGCATGTATCAGGCCCTCTTGGCCAAACACGATCTGATTTGCTCAATGAGCGGCAAGGGCAACTGCTATGATAATGCGGTGGCCGAGAGCTTTTTCCACACGCTGAAGGTGGAGGCGGTCCATGGCGAAAGTTTCGCCACCCGGGAAGCCATGCGCCGGGCCATCTTCGAGTATATTGAAGTGGACTACAACCGATCTAGAAGGCACAGTGCCAACGGACACATCAGCCCCTTGGCCTATGAACACAAAATGATCGCTTAA
- a CDS encoding ATP-grasp domain-containing protein has translation MRLLEHEAKQIIKKCGIPVPRGEVVKTVDEITFPPPAMLKTQVPVGGRGIVGGILAAATQQEIRHHFERLLATPVRDYLPTSILVEEMVELEREFFLAITHDTVTKMPVAVFSSQGGVDIEALAREKPEKVVSMHLSPLRRFPSFQARELVARAGVSGRLLIQLGAVFARLADVFFEYDATLAEINPLGLSKDGHLLALDCHLEVDDDAQPRQPEIAAIEKQEARFAGGRETSEFERRAQEIDSMDHRGVAGRVIEFPGSLGLIIGGGGASLTAFDAVRQHGGEPANYCEIGGNPSVFKVTELTKHILSKPGVSKIAVIMNVVSNTRVDLVARGVIKGILEKGQDPSQIVAVFRVPGAWEAEGFKLLDKYGVPYCDRTVSIDEAARRAVVSTMP, from the coding sequence ATGCGACTTCTCGAACATGAAGCAAAGCAAATAATAAAAAAGTGCGGCATTCCGGTGCCTCGGGGTGAGGTGGTAAAGACAGTAGATGAGATAACCTTCCCACCGCCGGCAATGCTCAAGACCCAGGTGCCCGTGGGCGGGCGGGGTATAGTCGGGGGCATTCTTGCCGCCGCGACCCAACAGGAAATTCGCCACCACTTTGAGCGTCTTTTGGCTACGCCGGTGCGAGACTACCTGCCCACTAGCATCCTGGTTGAGGAGATGGTTGAACTGGAGCGAGAGTTCTTTTTGGCTATCACCCACGATACGGTCACCAAGATGCCAGTGGCCGTCTTTTCTTCTCAGGGAGGGGTGGACATAGAGGCTTTGGCCAGAGAGAAGCCCGAAAAAGTGGTAAGCATGCACCTGTCTCCGCTTAGGCGCTTTCCATCCTTCCAAGCACGGGAGTTGGTGGCCCGAGCTGGTGTGAGCGGCAGGCTACTTATTCAGTTGGGCGCGGTCTTCGCCCGTCTGGCCGATGTGTTCTTCGAATACGACGCCACCCTTGCAGAAATCAACCCCCTAGGTCTTAGCAAGGACGGTCACCTGCTTGCCCTCGACTGTCATCTGGAAGTAGACGACGACGCCCAGCCCAGGCAGCCAGAAATAGCCGCCATTGAGAAACAGGAGGCACGCTTTGCTGGCGGTCGCGAGACCAGTGAATTCGAGCGCCGGGCCCAGGAGATCGACAGCATGGACCATCGGGGGGTGGCTGGTCGGGTGATTGAGTTTCCGGGCAGTTTGGGGCTGATCATCGGTGGTGGAGGGGCCTCGCTGACCGCCTTCGACGCTGTTCGCCAGCACGGCGGTGAGCCGGCCAACTACTGCGAGATTGGGGGTAACCCTTCAGTGTTCAAGGTCACGGAGCTGACCAAGCATATTCTCTCCAAGCCGGGAGTGAGCAAGATTGCGGTGATCATGAATGTTGTCTCCAACACCCGTGTGGATCTAGTGGCACGCGGAGTGATCAAGGGCATTTTGGAAAAGGGGCAGGACCCTTCCCAAATCGTGGCCGTGTTTCGGGTGCCAGGTGCCTGGGAGGCCGAGGGATTCAAACTCTTAGACAAATATGGTGTGCCCTACTGCGACCGTACTGTATCGATCGACGAGGCGGCTAGGCGAGCGGTGGTCTCGACTATGCCTTGA
- a CDS encoding succinate--CoA ligase subunit alpha: MAILADEQTKVLVQGITGREAASFTKDMMEYGTQVVAGVTPGKKGQSVYGVPVFDTVAQAMAYQPADAAIISVPPLMVKEAALESLLNGIKLLVIVTERVPRKDTVELLELARQTGATVIGPNTLGLISPGVVKLGMAGGPVADVKKAYMPGKVGIASRSGGMTTEIANLLTTNGIGQSTCISVGGDPVVGSNFLDLVERFYKDPDTEAVVLFSEPGGVIEEKLAEWVQAEQVSMPIVTFIAGRFVDEMPGMRFGHAATIVEGEKGSTKSKIKVLERAGVKVAHAFSDIVTILRREYEV, translated from the coding sequence ATGGCAATATTAGCTGATGAGCAAACCAAGGTCCTGGTGCAGGGCATCACCGGCCGCGAGGCCGCCTCCTTCACTAAGGACATGATGGAATATGGCACCCAAGTGGTGGCTGGGGTCACTCCAGGCAAAAAGGGCCAGAGCGTTTATGGGGTGCCGGTGTTCGACACCGTGGCCCAAGCCATGGCCTACCAACCAGCAGACGCAGCTATAATCTCAGTACCTCCCTTGATGGTCAAGGAGGCAGCTCTTGAATCGCTGCTGAACGGCATTAAGCTATTGGTCATCGTTACCGAGAGAGTGCCGCGCAAAGACACGGTGGAACTGCTGGAGTTGGCACGGCAAACGGGGGCCACAGTGATCGGGCCCAACACCCTGGGCTTAATCTCGCCGGGGGTAGTCAAGTTGGGTATGGCCGGGGGGCCGGTGGCTGATGTTAAAAAAGCCTACATGCCAGGCAAGGTGGGCATAGCCTCCCGTTCTGGCGGTATGACCACCGAAATCGCCAATTTACTAACCACCAACGGCATTGGCCAGAGCACCTGCATCAGTGTGGGCGGCGATCCGGTAGTGGGCTCTAACTTCCTGGACTTGGTGGAGCGCTTTTATAAGGACCCGGATACCGAGGCGGTAGTATTGTTCAGTGAGCCGGGCGGGGTGATTGAGGAGAAGTTGGCCGAATGGGTTCAAGCCGAACAAGTGAGCATGCCAATCGTCACCTTCATTGCCGGGCGCTTCGTGGATGAGATGCCAGGCATGCGCTTCGGCCACGCCGCCACCATCGTTGAGGGTGAAAAAGGCAGCACCAAATCCAAAATTAAGGTACTGGAGCGGGCCGGGGTCAAGGTGGCACATGCTTTTTCTGACATTGTCACCATCCTGCGCCGGGAATACGAGGTGTAA
- a CDS encoding HpcH/HpaI aldolase/citrate lyase family protein, whose translation MSIPLLRTALFVPGTRPDRVDKALATQTDMVIIDLEDAVPPEQKAEARQTARVKLAEHNGARLMVRCNSLDSGHCEEDLGALTGAPLGHLFVPKVQSGVEVERLDQALRKLERGGGLATSSVTLLCLIETPLGVERCFEVADRLAGFERAGMLAFGAADYSTDMGQELTAGGENLDFPRHRLSNASHAAGLLGPIDSPYMYDLKDQALLHADARRARGLGYMGKLCLHPNQVDVCNKVFSPTSEELAFAREVIDSFEAVRAKGQGVLMVRGKFVDKPVVERCQRILAMGGAIEAKAAQKRA comes from the coding sequence ATGTCCATTCCCTTGTTGAGGACTGCTCTTTTCGTGCCAGGCACACGTCCCGACCGGGTGGATAAAGCGCTTGCCACCCAGACCGACATGGTGATTATTGACTTGGAGGACGCTGTGCCTCCAGAGCAAAAAGCCGAAGCCCGCCAGACAGCACGCGTTAAGCTGGCAGAGCATAACGGGGCGCGACTAATGGTGCGCTGCAACTCCCTGGACTCGGGCCACTGCGAGGAAGATTTAGGCGCCCTGACTGGAGCCCCCCTTGGCCACCTATTCGTGCCCAAAGTGCAGAGCGGTGTTGAGGTGGAGCGTTTGGACCAAGCCCTGCGCAAGTTGGAGCGAGGTGGTGGCCTAGCTACCTCCTCGGTGACCCTGCTGTGCCTGATTGAAACGCCACTGGGCGTTGAGCGCTGTTTCGAGGTGGCTGACCGCCTAGCAGGATTTGAGCGGGCGGGCATGCTGGCCTTCGGAGCGGCCGACTACTCCACCGACATGGGTCAGGAGTTAACCGCCGGCGGCGAGAACCTTGATTTCCCTCGCCACCGTCTGAGTAACGCCAGCCACGCAGCGGGTCTATTAGGTCCCATTGACAGCCCGTATATGTACGATCTAAAGGATCAGGCCCTTTTGCATGCCGACGCCCGGCGGGCGCGTGGGTTAGGCTACATGGGCAAGCTCTGCCTCCACCCCAACCAAGTTGATGTTTGCAACAAAGTATTCTCGCCCACCAGCGAGGAGTTGGCCTTTGCCCGCGAAGTCATAGACTCCTTCGAGGCCGTGCGGGCCAAGGGGCAGGGGGTACTCATGGTGCGGGGTAAGTTCGTGGACAAGCCGGTGGTGGAGCGCTGCCAACGCATCTTGGCTATGGGAGGTGCAATCGAGGCCAAAGCGGCACAAAAAAGAGCTTGA
- a CDS encoding 4Fe-4S dicluster domain-containing protein: MGYFVEVGISEEKCIGLSACGACVKVCPVSIFEKQGDRPQVADKNVDECILCDQCLERCEPDAISIDKKY, translated from the coding sequence ATGGGCTACTTCGTGGAAGTCGGCATATCAGAAGAAAAATGCATAGGCCTCTCAGCCTGCGGCGCCTGCGTTAAGGTATGCCCCGTGAGCATTTTTGAAAAGCAGGGCGACCGTCCCCAGGTGGCGGATAAAAACGTGGATGAGTGCATCCTGTGCGACCAGTGCTTGGAGCGGTGCGAACCCGACGCTATAAGCATTGACAAGAAATATTGA
- a CDS encoding fumarate reductase flavoprotein subunit has protein sequence MHYETYSTDLLCIGAGLAGERVAIEVASQGFEAVLLSLVPPRRSHSCAAEGGMQASLGNMSMSQGDSPKLHFEDTVKGSDWGCDQEVARIFCQTAPVAAREAAFWGVPWNRVVAGPNTYFQGGESFEMVETPESNGLITARNFGGTSKWRACYTADGTGHTLLYAMDSKVLELGIKVHDRVEATSLIHDGQRCMGCVGRDLRTGKLRIYLAKATLIATGGYGRLYPETTSNIINEGGGHIIALDTGLVPFGNPEAVQFHPTGIVPTNILVTEGCRGEGGTLLDVDKHRFMPDYEPGKAELASRDVVARWMTHHIAEGKGVNSPYGDHLWLDIRHLGAKNIRTKLREVYELCHNFLGIDCTKQLIPVRPAQHYSMGGMRINKNGAAYGLENLFLAGESACWDLHGFNRLAGNSLAETIVAGRHVGGKVAQFLAGHENRFSTVRVQQVVMRDAERIHRLVSGNGGKENVYAIRSALQREMMDRVGIFRDGKGLAQAVDNLCELYARSLKIGLRSSGIGANPELALALKVPGMIRLALCVAYAALMRTESRGSHSRADYPARNDRDWLTRTLAYWPDPGADLPELKYETASKILDLPPGDRGYGKTEIISMDAPPEV, from the coding sequence ATGCATTACGAGACCTACAGCACCGACTTACTGTGCATCGGAGCCGGCTTGGCCGGCGAGCGGGTTGCCATAGAGGTGGCTTCCCAAGGGTTTGAAGCCGTCCTGCTCAGTCTGGTGCCTCCACGCCGCTCACACTCCTGCGCGGCCGAGGGCGGCATGCAGGCCTCTCTGGGAAACATGTCCATGAGCCAGGGTGACAGCCCGAAACTGCACTTCGAAGACACGGTCAAGGGTTCTGACTGGGGATGCGACCAGGAGGTGGCCCGTATCTTCTGTCAGACCGCGCCCGTTGCCGCCCGTGAGGCCGCTTTCTGGGGGGTTCCCTGGAACCGCGTCGTGGCCGGCCCAAACACTTATTTCCAGGGGGGCGAATCCTTTGAAATGGTGGAGACCCCCGAGTCTAACGGTCTGATCACCGCGCGCAATTTCGGGGGCACCAGCAAGTGGCGGGCCTGTTACACCGCAGATGGAACCGGTCACACCCTCTTATACGCTATGGACAGTAAGGTTCTCGAACTGGGCATCAAGGTGCATGACCGGGTAGAGGCCACCAGCCTCATCCACGATGGCCAGCGTTGCATGGGCTGCGTGGGGCGCGATCTGCGCACCGGCAAGCTCCGAATCTACCTGGCCAAGGCCACCCTCATCGCCACCGGCGGCTACGGCCGACTTTACCCCGAGACCACCAGCAACATCATCAACGAGGGCGGTGGGCACATCATCGCCCTGGACACCGGCCTAGTGCCTTTCGGCAATCCAGAGGCGGTGCAGTTCCACCCCACCGGCATTGTGCCAACCAACATTTTGGTCACCGAGGGCTGTCGAGGCGAAGGCGGCACTCTGCTGGACGTTGATAAGCACCGCTTCATGCCCGATTATGAGCCTGGCAAAGCTGAACTTGCTTCCCGCGACGTGGTGGCACGTTGGATGACCCACCACATTGCAGAAGGTAAAGGGGTGAACAGCCCCTACGGCGATCATCTGTGGCTTGATATTCGCCACTTGGGCGCAAAGAACATTCGCACCAAGCTTCGCGAGGTCTACGAGCTATGTCACAATTTCCTGGGGATCGACTGCACCAAACAGCTCATCCCGGTGCGACCCGCCCAGCACTATTCCATGGGCGGAATGCGCATTAACAAGAACGGCGCGGCCTACGGTCTTGAAAATCTCTTCCTAGCTGGAGAGTCGGCCTGCTGGGACCTGCATGGCTTCAACCGCCTGGCGGGAAACTCCTTGGCAGAGACGATCGTGGCTGGTCGCCATGTGGGGGGCAAAGTGGCCCAGTTCCTAGCCGGCCATGAAAACCGCTTTTCCACCGTGAGGGTTCAACAAGTGGTCATGCGCGACGCCGAGCGCATCCATCGGCTGGTGAGTGGGAACGGCGGCAAAGAGAATGTCTACGCAATCCGTAGCGCCCTTCAGCGTGAAATGATGGACCGAGTGGGCATTTTCCGTGACGGAAAGGGGTTGGCGCAGGCTGTAGACAACCTCTGCGAACTCTATGCGCGCTCGCTCAAGATCGGCTTGCGTTCCAGCGGCATTGGGGCCAACCCCGAGCTGGCCCTGGCTCTGAAGGTGCCTGGCATGATACGCTTGGCACTCTGCGTGGCTTACGCCGCCCTGATGCGCACTGAGAGCCGGGGTTCCCACTCCCGGGCCGATTACCCGGCGCGCAACGACCGCGATTGGCTTACCCGCACCCTGGCCTATTGGCCCGATCCAGGGGCCGATCTGCCTGAGCTGAAATATGAGACGGCCAGTAAGATTCTTGATCTACCACCCGGCGACCGGGGCTATGGTAAAACCGAAATCATTTCCATGGACGCGCCGCCCGAAGTCTAG